One genomic segment of Profundibacter amoris includes these proteins:
- a CDS encoding ABC transporter ATP-binding protein, which translates to MSDILNIQNLSVTFRQDGKETRAVKGVSLTVGRGETVAIVGESGSGKSVTALSTVSLLPDSADITGSITYDGAEMVGADEAELRRVRGNDISFIFQEPMTSLNPLHTIEKQLAESLSLHQGLHGTPAQDRILELLRKVGIRNAETRLGAYPHQLSGGQRQRVMIAMALANKPDLLIADEPTTALDVTIQAQILELLADLKRTEQMSMLFITHDLGIVRKIADRVYVMKDGEIVEQGPTAQIFDNPQHPYTKMLLEAESVGQPAPVPEGAEEVVRTKGLRIWFPIYRGLLRRVSGYVKAVNDATISVRRGETLGIVGESGSGKTTLALAIMRLIGSEGQIVFMGQDIAGWKPAQMRPLRRDMQIVFQDPFGSLSPRMSIEQIIAEGLSVHGLDPGRDEREMVAEIMQEVGLDPALMDRYPHEFSGGQRQRIAIARAMILRPKLLVLDEPTSALDMTVQVQIVDLLRELQRKHGLAYLFISHDLRVVRAMAHKVMVMKQGDVVETGDAADVFDAPQTEYTKALMAAAFDLKVKGGEANLP; encoded by the coding sequence ATGAGCGATATCCTGAACATTCAAAACCTGTCTGTCACCTTCAGGCAGGACGGCAAGGAAACCCGTGCGGTCAAGGGTGTTTCGCTGACCGTGGGGCGCGGGGAAACCGTGGCGATTGTGGGGGAAAGCGGCTCGGGCAAATCGGTGACGGCGCTGTCCACCGTTTCGCTGTTGCCCGACAGTGCGGATATCACCGGCAGCATCACCTACGACGGCGCCGAAATGGTCGGCGCGGATGAAGCCGAATTGCGCCGCGTGCGTGGCAACGACATCAGCTTTATCTTTCAGGAGCCGATGACATCCCTGAACCCGCTGCACACGATCGAAAAGCAACTGGCCGAGAGCCTGTCGCTGCATCAGGGCCTGCACGGCACACCGGCACAAGACCGTATTCTGGAACTGCTGCGCAAGGTGGGAATTCGCAATGCCGAAACCCGTCTGGGGGCCTATCCGCACCAGCTGTCCGGCGGGCAGCGCCAGCGGGTGATGATCGCGATGGCACTGGCCAATAAACCGGACCTTCTGATCGCGGACGAACCTACAACGGCGCTGGATGTGACCATTCAGGCGCAGATACTGGAACTGCTGGCCGACCTGAAGCGGACCGAACAGATGAGCATGCTGTTCATCACCCATGACCTTGGCATCGTGCGTAAAATCGCGGATCGGGTCTATGTGATGAAGGACGGCGAAATCGTCGAGCAGGGGCCGACGGCCCAAATCTTTGACAATCCGCAACACCCCTATACGAAAATGCTGCTCGAGGCCGAGTCCGTTGGCCAACCCGCGCCGGTACCCGAAGGGGCCGAAGAAGTGGTGCGCACCAAAGGGCTGCGCATCTGGTTCCCGATCTATCGCGGTTTGCTGCGGCGGGTGTCTGGCTATGTTAAAGCGGTCAATGATGCCACTATTTCCGTACGCCGTGGCGAAACGCTGGGGATTGTCGGGGAAAGCGGCTCGGGCAAAACCACGCTGGCGCTGGCGATTATGCGGTTGATCGGCTCGGAAGGGCAGATTGTGTTCATGGGGCAGGATATAGCCGGCTGGAAACCCGCCCAGATGCGCCCCCTGCGCCGTGATATGCAGATCGTGTTTCAGGATCCCTTCGGCTCGCTTTCGCCGCGTATGTCGATTGAACAGATCATCGCCGAAGGGTTAAGCGTGCATGGTCTGGACCCAGGGCGGGATGAACGCGAAATGGTGGCCGAGATTATGCAAGAGGTGGGGTTGGACCCCGCCCTGATGGACCGCTACCCGCATGAATTTTCCGGCGGCCAGCGCCAGCGCATCGCCATTGCGCGGGCAATGATCCTGCGGCCCAAACTGCTGGTGCTGGACGAGCCGACCTCGGCGCTGGATATGACAGTGCAGGTGCAGATCGTCGATCTGCTGCGGGAATTGCAGCGCAAACACGGGCTGGCGTATTTGTTCATTTCGCACGATCTGCGGGTGGTGCGGGCGATGGCGCACAAGGTGATGGTGATGAAACAGGGCGACGTGGTGGAAACGGGCGACGCAGCGGATGTGTTTGATGCGCCGCAGACGGAGTATACCAAGGCGCTGATGGCGGCGGCGTTTGATTTGAAGGTGAAGGGTGGGGAGGCAAATCTACCCTGA
- the hemN gene encoding oxygen-independent coproporphyrinogen III oxidase — protein MTGQSQLARLGLFDARVPRYTSYPTAPHFGADVNQGHFTDWVRAIPEGSSISLYLHVPFCRHLCWFCACRTQGTQSEEPVRAYLETLKSELALLKDILPAGLTLSRLHWGGGTPTLMTGDMISELAGTVLDMIPMAEGGEFSVEIDPNEIDESRVKALADAGMNRASIGVQDFDEEIQKVIGRIQSYELTKDAADMIRAHGIDSLNADILYGLPHQTDARIAESVLKLLTLSPSRVALYGYAHVPWMAKRQQLIPTDALPAPEERLGLFDVARKLFMADGYKEIGIDHFALPDDGLAVKQREGHLKRNFQGYTDDTSDVLIGLGASSISKFPQGFAQHASGTSQYTTAVREGRFATVRGHVFTDDDRLRARLIESIMCNFHIDTAEILRDFDITRLQLEAMYKKAADEFEGLPKITAEGFTLPKEAYPLTRMIARSFDAYDLSKAGHSSAV, from the coding sequence ATGACAGGACAATCGCAACTTGCACGGCTTGGATTATTTGACGCACGGGTGCCACGCTATACCAGCTACCCGACGGCGCCGCATTTCGGTGCGGATGTTAACCAAGGCCACTTCACCGACTGGGTTCGCGCGATCCCGGAAGGCTCCTCCATTTCGCTTTACCTCCATGTGCCGTTTTGCCGGCATTTATGCTGGTTTTGTGCATGTCGCACGCAGGGAACCCAATCCGAGGAACCCGTGCGCGCCTATCTGGAAACCCTGAAATCCGAACTGGCCCTGCTTAAGGACATCCTGCCCGCAGGCCTGACCCTGTCGCGGCTGCACTGGGGCGGCGGCACGCCAACCCTGATGACCGGTGACATGATTTCCGAACTGGCAGGCACGGTTCTGGACATGATTCCCATGGCTGAGGGTGGCGAGTTTTCCGTCGAAATCGACCCCAACGAAATAGACGAATCCCGCGTCAAGGCGCTGGCCGATGCCGGCATGAACCGCGCCTCGATCGGGGTGCAGGATTTTGACGAGGAAATTCAAAAGGTCATTGGCCGCATCCAAAGCTACGAGCTGACCAAAGACGCCGCCGACATGATCCGCGCCCACGGTATCGACAGCCTGAACGCCGATATCCTCTATGGCCTGCCGCACCAGACCGATGCGCGCATCGCCGAATCCGTGCTGAAACTGCTGACCCTGAGCCCCAGCCGCGTGGCGCTATACGGATACGCCCATGTGCCGTGGATGGCCAAACGCCAGCAGTTGATCCCCACCGACGCCCTGCCCGCGCCCGAAGAACGCCTTGGCCTGTTCGATGTGGCCCGCAAATTGTTCATGGCCGACGGGTACAAGGAAATCGGCATCGACCATTTCGCCCTGCCCGACGACGGGCTGGCGGTGAAACAGCGCGAAGGGCATCTGAAACGCAATTTTCAGGGCTATACCGATGACACCTCGGATGTGCTGATCGGGCTTGGCGCCTCGTCCATCTCGAAATTCCCGCAAGGGTTCGCGCAACATGCCTCGGGCACCTCGCAATACACCACAGCGGTGCGCGAAGGGCGCTTTGCCACCGTGCGCGGCCATGTCTTTACCGACGACGACCGGCTGCGGGCGCGCCTGATTGAATCCATCATGTGCAATTTCCACATCGACACCGCCGAAATCCTGCGCGATTTTGACATCACGCGGCTGCAACTGGAAGCGATGTATAAAAAAGCGGCTGACGAGTTCGAGGGCCTGCCGAAAATCACCGCCGAGGGGTTCACCCTGCCCAAAGAGGCCTACCCCCTAACCCGCATGATCGCCCGCAGCTTTGATGCCTATGATCTGTCCAAGGCGGGGCATAGTTCGGCGGTTTAG
- a CDS encoding microcin C ABC transporter permease YejB: MGAYLLRRLLLIIPTLIGIMIVNFALIQFVPGGPIEQILANLEGEGDAFQTIAGGGDAGGGSVGGDERYQGARGLPPEFIAELEKQFGFDKPPLERFLNMMWNYMRFDFGESYFRSVGVIDLVIEKMPVSITLGLWSTLIAYMISIPLGIRKAVRDGSRFDTWTSGAIIVAYAIPGFLFAILLLVLFAGGSYWKIFPLRGLTSNNFDELSMMGKVLDYLWHITLPVLASTIASFATLTLLTKNSFLDEIKKQYVVTAKAKGLTERSVLYGHVFRNAMLIVIASFPALFVGVFFGGSLIIETLFSLDGLGRLGFEAVVVRDYPVMFGTLYSFGLLALIVGILSDMMYVFIDPRIDFEGRGE, translated from the coding sequence ATGGGTGCATATCTACTTCGGCGATTGCTGCTGATCATTCCCACGCTGATCGGGATCATGATCGTCAACTTTGCCTTGATCCAGTTTGTGCCGGGTGGCCCGATCGAACAGATCCTTGCCAATCTGGAAGGCGAGGGTGATGCGTTCCAGACCATCGCCGGTGGCGGCGATGCCGGTGGCGGCAGCGTTGGCGGCGATGAACGCTATCAGGGCGCACGGGGCCTGCCGCCCGAATTCATTGCCGAGCTGGAAAAACAGTTCGGCTTTGACAAACCGCCATTGGAACGGTTCCTGAATATGATGTGGAACTACATGCGCTTTGATTTTGGCGAAAGCTATTTCAGAAGTGTCGGGGTGATTGATCTGGTGATCGAAAAGATGCCGGTTTCGATTACGCTGGGCCTGTGGTCCACCCTGATTGCCTATATGATTTCCATCCCCTTGGGCATCCGCAAGGCGGTGCGTGATGGCAGCCGGTTCGATACATGGACATCGGGCGCGATTATCGTTGCTTATGCCATCCCCGGTTTCCTGTTCGCCATTCTGTTGCTGGTGCTGTTTGCGGGCGGGTCTTACTGGAAAATCTTCCCCCTGCGCGGGCTGACCTCGAACAATTTCGACGAATTGTCGATGATGGGCAAGGTGCTGGATTACCTCTGGCACATTACCCTGCCGGTGCTGGCCTCGACCATTGCGTCCTTTGCCACGCTGACGCTGCTGACCAAAAACTCGTTTCTGGATGAAATCAAAAAGCAATATGTCGTCACCGCCAAGGCCAAGGGCCTGACCGAGCGCAGTGTGCTTTACGGCCATGTGTTCCGCAACGCCATGTTGATCGTGATCGCCAGCTTTCCGGCGCTGTTTGTCGGGGTGTTCTTTGGCGGCTCATTGATCATCGAAACGCTGTTCTCGCTGGATGGTCTGGGGCGGCTTGGGTTCGAGGCCGTGGTGGTGCGCGATTACCCCGTGATGTTCGGCACGCTTTATTCCTTCGGCCTGCTGGCGCTGATCGTCGGTATCCTGTCGGACATGATGTATGTGTTCATCGACCCGCGGATTGATTTCGAAGGGAGGGGCGAATAA
- a CDS encoding ABC transporter permease — protein sequence MALSALNQRRWRNFRKNKRAYWSLVIFSILFGLSLFAEFIANDKPILINYRGAYYMPVFSFYPETEFGGDFKTEAVYRDIEVKCLITTGGIEDCFDEPEALIEDAQDGEIAGEKIEKGWLLWPPIPYSFNTIVDIPGVAPSPPDRHNLLGTDDTKRDVLARVIYGFRLSVIFTLLVSSIASVIGIVAGAIQGYFGGWIDLTFQRLLEIWSSTPSIYVIIILFAILGRSFWLLVFITVLFGWPALVGVVRAEFLRARNFEYVRAAKALGVSNRVIMFRHMLPNAMVATLTFLPFIVTGSIATLATLDFLGFGLPSSLPSLGELTLQAKQNIQAPWLGFTAFFVFAILLSLLVFIFEGVRDAFDPRKTFE from the coding sequence ATGGCGCTATCGGCCCTGAACCAGCGCCGCTGGCGCAATTTTCGCAAGAACAAGCGTGCCTATTGGTCGCTGGTCATTTTCAGCATCCTGTTCGGCCTGTCGCTGTTTGCCGAATTCATCGCCAATGACAAACCGATTTTGATCAACTATCGCGGCGCCTATTACATGCCGGTGTTCAGCTTCTATCCCGAAACCGAATTCGGCGGTGATTTCAAAACCGAAGCGGTTTATCGCGATATCGAGGTGAAATGCCTGATCACCACCGGCGGGATCGAGGATTGCTTTGACGAACCCGAGGCCCTGATCGAAGACGCACAAGATGGCGAGATCGCAGGTGAAAAGATCGAAAAAGGCTGGCTACTGTGGCCTCCGATCCCCTATTCCTTCAACACCATCGTTGACATCCCCGGCGTGGCCCCGTCGCCGCCCGACCGGCACAACCTGCTGGGCACGGATGACACCAAACGCGATGTGCTGGCGCGGGTGATCTACGGGTTCCGCCTGTCGGTGATTTTTACTTTGCTGGTGTCCAGCATTGCATCGGTCATCGGCATTGTTGCGGGGGCGATACAGGGCTATTTCGGCGGCTGGATCGACCTGACATTCCAGCGGTTGCTGGAAATCTGGTCCTCGACCCCGTCGATTTACGTCATCATCATTCTGTTCGCCATACTGGGGCGCAGTTTCTGGCTGCTGGTGTTCATCACCGTGCTGTTCGGCTGGCCTGCGCTGGTCGGTGTGGTGCGGGCCGAATTCCTGCGGGCGCGCAATTTCGAATATGTGCGCGCGGCCAAGGCGCTGGGCGTTTCAAACCGCGTGATCATGTTTCGTCACATGTTGCCCAATGCGATGGTGGCCACGCTGACCTTTTTGCCGTTTATCGTCACCGGTTCGATCGCCACACTGGCCACGCTGGATTTTCTGGGCTTCGGCCTGCCCTCGTCCTTGCCATCACTGGGCGAACTGACCTTGCAGGCGAAACAAAACATTCAGGCGCCGTGGCTGGGGTTTACCGCCTTTTTCGTATTCGCGATCCTGCTGTCGCTGCTGGTGTTCATATTCGAAGGGGTGCGCGATGCGTTCGACCCCAGAAAGACCTTTGAATGA
- the fnrL gene encoding transcriptional regulator FnrL produces MNLADLSDRVCGECPIRHRAVCARCDEDEQKVLDTMKYYRSYEAGQTVVWSGDRMDFVGSVVSGIASLTQTMEDGRTQMVGLLLPSDFVGRPGREFAPYDVIATTDLVMCCFRKKPFETMMAQTPHIAQRLLEMTLDELDAAREWMLLLGRKTAREKIASLIAIIARRDATLQLKGGDGPLVFDLPLTRVAMSDYLGLTLETVSRQISALRNEGIIQLEGKRHVTIPDFQRLLNESGDDADGGMLN; encoded by the coding sequence ATGAATCTAGCCGACCTATCTGACCGAGTATGCGGGGAATGCCCGATCCGCCACCGTGCCGTTTGTGCGCGATGCGATGAAGACGAGCAGAAAGTGCTCGATACGATGAAGTATTACCGCAGCTACGAAGCGGGGCAAACCGTGGTCTGGTCCGGTGACCGGATGGATTTTGTCGGTTCGGTCGTGTCGGGGATCGCGTCGTTGACCCAAACCATGGAGGACGGGCGCACGCAGATGGTGGGCCTGTTGCTGCCCAGTGATTTTGTCGGCCGTCCCGGGCGTGAATTTGCCCCTTATGATGTGATCGCCACGACCGATCTGGTGATGTGCTGTTTTCGCAAGAAACCGTTCGAGACGATGATGGCGCAAACCCCGCATATCGCGCAGCGGTTGCTGGAGATGACACTGGACGAACTGGATGCTGCGCGCGAATGGATGCTGCTTTTGGGGCGCAAAACCGCGCGCGAGAAGATTGCCAGCCTGATTGCCATTATTGCCCGTCGCGATGCCACCTTGCAATTGAAGGGGGGCGATGGCCCGCTGGTGTTCGATTTGCCGCTGACCCGTGTGGCGATGTCGGATTATCTGGGGCTGACGCTGGAAACAGTCAGCCGCCAGATTTCTGCCCTGCGCAACGAGGGAATCATTCAGCTGGAAGGCAAACGCCATGTCACCATCCCCGATTTCCAACGGCTGTTGAATGAATCCGGTGATGATGCCGATGGCGGGATGCTGAACTAG
- a CDS encoding gamma-glutamylcyclotransferase family protein — translation MDHLFVYGSLQPGEANELVMKGIGGEWRKATIKGRWHEEGWGYVNHGLRGMVVDADGQEISGYIFTSSNLKSHWAMLDEFEGSDYERVETSAICPNGESVGVYVYALKRG, via the coding sequence ATGGATCATCTTTTTGTTTACGGATCATTGCAACCGGGCGAAGCGAACGAACTTGTGATGAAGGGGATCGGTGGGGAATGGCGCAAGGCCACAATCAAAGGCCGTTGGCATGAAGAAGGCTGGGGCTATGTAAACCACGGCCTGCGCGGCATGGTTGTTGATGCGGATGGGCAAGAGATTTCGGGGTATATTTTCACATCCTCAAACCTGAAAAGCCATTGGGCCATGCTGGATGAATTCGAAGGCAGTGATTACGAGCGAGTAGAGACCAGTGCGATTTGCCCAAATGGCGAGAGTGTGGGTGTTTACGTTTACGCCCTAAAAAGGGGATAG
- a CDS encoding universal stress protein has translation MTYKTLLTVITDPTIAKPALDRAVAIAHAEEAHLDVLCIGVDRTQTGYYYAGASAVFQQEVIEKAKEEAVAAETYANEHLANEGIPFAVDKAVAQLAGLGRLVAHRARFSDLVVLPRPYGKGCGQEQETIVESTLFEGQVPTLVVPPKTKANVEAKCIIIAWNESTEAMAAVRAALPALIAADSVNITVIDPPQHGPDRSDPGGALSQMLVRHGVKAEITVLAKTMPRVSDVLLRHARDINADMIVMGAYGHSRFREAILGGATRNMLENTKIPVLMAH, from the coding sequence ATGACCTATAAAACGCTACTCACTGTTATCACAGATCCGACAATCGCAAAACCCGCCCTTGATCGGGCCGTCGCAATAGCCCACGCAGAAGAGGCGCATCTGGATGTGCTTTGCATCGGCGTAGATCGCACCCAGACTGGCTATTACTATGCCGGGGCCAGTGCGGTTTTCCAGCAAGAAGTCATTGAAAAGGCAAAAGAAGAAGCCGTCGCCGCCGAGACATATGCGAACGAACACCTCGCCAACGAGGGCATACCGTTCGCGGTAGACAAAGCGGTTGCCCAACTGGCCGGACTGGGCCGGTTGGTCGCACATAGGGCGCGTTTCAGTGATCTTGTGGTGCTGCCCCGGCCCTATGGTAAAGGGTGCGGACAGGAACAGGAAACCATCGTCGAGTCGACCCTGTTTGAAGGCCAGGTGCCCACTTTGGTGGTGCCGCCAAAAACCAAAGCGAATGTAGAAGCAAAATGCATTATTATCGCCTGGAACGAAAGCACCGAGGCAATGGCAGCCGTTCGCGCGGCTTTGCCCGCCCTGATTGCAGCCGATTCCGTAAACATCACGGTGATTGACCCGCCCCAACATGGACCGGACCGTTCAGACCCGGGCGGGGCGCTGTCACAAATGCTGGTGCGTCACGGGGTCAAGGCGGAAATCACCGTTCTGGCGAAAACCATGCCGCGGGTTTCGGATGTCTTGCTGCGCCATGCGCGCGATATAAATGCCGATATGATCGTCATGGGCGCTTATGGCCATTCGCGGTTCCGCGAGGCAATTCTGGGGGGCGCCACCCGCAACATGCTGGAGAATACAAAGATTCCGGTGCTGATGGCACATTGA
- a CDS encoding DNA polymerase Y family protein — translation MTPLRTLYIDMNSFFASVEQQEDPSLRGRPVAITAISAESGAVVAASYEAKAFGIGVGTRIYEARRKCPDIIFRPSRHRLYVRVNQKIAAVLDELGELERVRSIDEFQVALGGSTGTLTGAMELANRMKAAIRDRVGAQLRCSIGLGPNHLLAKIAGKLEKPDGLQWLAPENMPDRIAHLQLDDLPGISGGIKRRLHHAMIWDVQALYALDPRHARQIWRSVEGERFVRGLQGENIPLLETQRNGFGNSKVLAPEYRPPEQAVLVGRWLVEKAVERMRRNEYCARRISLHARFLPRGGWAGSKTLTPSQDTRVFLDIYKTLWRKLLLRNPRIIGSLSIQLGDIIPLSQRSGELFLPLEPARQSRNEELSAVIDRINHRYKSRVITYGVHQDHPGFFEKG, via the coding sequence ATGACCCCGCTACGCACCCTTTACATTGATATGAATAGCTTTTTTGCCAGCGTCGAGCAGCAAGAGGACCCTTCTTTGCGGGGCCGCCCCGTTGCCATCACAGCCATATCCGCAGAATCAGGCGCTGTGGTCGCGGCAAGCTATGAGGCAAAAGCATTCGGAATCGGTGTGGGCACCCGCATTTACGAGGCCCGCCGCAAATGTCCGGATATTATTTTCCGCCCCAGCCGTCATCGCCTTTATGTTCGGGTGAACCAGAAAATCGCGGCGGTTCTGGATGAGTTGGGCGAACTGGAGCGGGTCAGGTCGATTGACGAATTTCAGGTCGCCCTTGGTGGCAGCACCGGCACCCTGACAGGGGCGATGGAGCTGGCCAACCGGATGAAAGCCGCCATCCGTGACAGGGTTGGCGCCCAGTTGCGATGCTCTATCGGCCTTGGGCCAAACCACCTGTTGGCAAAGATCGCCGGAAAACTGGAAAAGCCGGACGGGCTGCAATGGCTGGCGCCGGAAAACATGCCCGACCGCATAGCGCACCTGCAACTTGACGACCTGCCCGGAATATCCGGCGGCATCAAACGGCGGCTGCATCATGCAATGATATGGGATGTTCAGGCGCTGTATGCTCTGGATCCCCGACATGCCCGCCAGATATGGCGCTCGGTTGAAGGCGAACGGTTTGTGCGCGGATTGCAGGGTGAAAACATCCCCCTCTTGGAAACACAGAGAAACGGGTTTGGAAATTCAAAGGTTCTGGCCCCTGAGTACCGGCCACCGGAACAGGCCGTTCTGGTGGGGCGCTGGCTGGTGGAAAAGGCCGTTGAACGGATGCGGCGCAATGAATACTGCGCCAGACGCATCAGCCTTCACGCAAGGTTCCTGCCCCGTGGCGGCTGGGCCGGATCAAAAACCCTTACCCCTTCGCAGGACACCCGGGTTTTTCTGGATATTTACAAAACCCTCTGGCGCAAACTGTTGCTTCGAAACCCGCGCATTATCGGATCGCTCAGCATTCAGTTGGGCGATATAATTCCGCTATCCCAGCGCTCTGGCGAATTGTTCCTACCGCTGGAACCGGCCCGGCAAAGCCGGAACGAAGAATTGTCTGCCGTCATTGACAGGATAAACCACCGATACAAATCGCGCGTGATCACCTACGGGGTGCATCAGGATCATCCGGGCTTTTTTGAAAAGGGTTAG